The genomic stretch TCCAAGATTTTTTTATGCTTATATAGAAAAATAAATAAAAAATTAAAATGGGGCTTATAATAATTATTATTATTAAGCCCTATTAATTATTAAACAATACATATTTAAAAATTATTCAGTAATTACTAATTTTAAAAAATAGTTTTACCTCAAGTATATTATAAGTATTATATAAAATTAAAATAATATTGAAAAAATAATAATACATGATATGTTTATAATATATTTCTATTAATGGGGGTAATAGTTATGAAAAAAATAATCATCATATTAATAAGCATATTTTTATTATTATCATGCGGCGGAAACAGCGGGACATCTACTAATCTTTATTCTAAATCCTCTTATGATACTGCAGCAAGTATTACTGAAGAAGAAATATCTGATGAAAGAGAAGATATTAATACAAGTGAAAATATTGAGAGAAAATTAATTATAACTGCTAATATAACAATTAATTCAAAAGATGTTGAAAAAACATATAAAAGCGTAGAAGAAAAAATAAAAGAATATAAAGGATATTTTGATAATGTAGAATCCTCAAAAAATAGATATTACCTTACAATAAGAATACCTAAAGAAAATTTGAATAATTTCATTTTATTTTTAGAAGAAAATGAAAATGTAGAAAATAAAAATATTAATACTAAAGATGTTACAGATACATATTATGATACAGAAAATAGAATAAAAAACAGAGAAGTATTATTAGAAAAATTAAGAAATTATTTAAGAGAAGCTAAAAATATAGATGAAATATTAAAAGTAGAAGACAGAATTAACACTTTAACATATGAAATAGAATCTATGAAAGGAACATTAGAAAATCTTAATTCGTCTGTAAACTATTCTAAAGTAACTTTAAACATTTCAGACATAGAAGCTATGAAGTCTGGAAATAATAATCTTTATAATAAATACATAAATTTAATATCATTTTTAAAAGCATTTTTCTCTTCAATAGTATTCTTTTTAATTGGTTTTGTGGCAGTTTCAATACCTGTAGTACTAATAGCAGCATTATTCTACTATATATGTTTTGGAAAAATAGGCTTAATAAAAAAATTATACAAAAAAATTAAATAAATTATCATACTTACACCTAGTATATCAAAAAAAATCGTTTTTTTATAAAATTTCAGAATTTTTTGGGAACTTTTAAATATAGTCTGCGTCTAATAAAGCATAAGAAAAACAAAAAATAACAAAAATAAAATTAAGGAGAAAACATATGAAAAAAGGCGTCATCATTTTTTCAGCATTAGCAATTATGCTTCTTGCTTCTTTATCTTTATTTGCTCAGTATGGAAGAGGAGTATACGGAAGAGGAAATTATTGCGGTTATAATTCTGGCTATGGCAGATATAATAATCCTGATTACAGATATAATGATGGATATAGAGGAAATTATAACGGCTGTTATTATTACAATGCACAATAAAAAAATAAATAAAAATTATTTATAAATAAAAAAAGGAGAAAAACATGACAAACAAAATTAACAAAAAAGCAATTATATTAATATCAGTAGCAATTATGATTTTTGGTTCAGTATCTTTATTTGCTCAATACGGCAGAGGTTATGGAAGAGGATACGGTGCTGGTTATGGTGCAGGATATGGTAGAGGAGGATGCGGTGCTGGATACGGAAGAGGATATTATGGTGCTGGTTATGGCGGATGCAGATATGGTGCTGGATATGGTAGAGGATACGGATATTATAACAATCAGCTTACTCAAGAACAAATTGATCAAATAAGAACTATACAGGATAAATATTACCCTCAAATGGACACTTTAAGAAGAGAAATATATAATCAAACACAAAATATTAATACTGAAATGAGAAAAGATGCTCCAGATCAAAATGCTATAAATACTGCAATAGATGCAAGAAGCAAAGCATCTGCTGATTTACAAAAATTGAGAACTCAATGCTTTTTAGAAATAGACAAAGTATACCAAAATAAATAATTTTTTAATCGCTCAACTTTAATATCCCGTGTAATAATAAAATTATTATGCGGGAGTTTTTATTTTTTTTAGGTTTATCTGTTTTATAAATTATAAAGTATATAAGGAGAGTACAATTATGAAAATATTATTTATATTTTTAAGTGTTGCCAGTTTAGCTTTTTCACAATATTATTACAGCCCAGCACCTAGAGTTGGAAATGTAAAGCCTTATGTACCTCCAAGAGCAAAATCTGCTATACCTCTTTATCCGTATAAAAATGACCTCACAACACCAAGATTTGCAAACCCCGGATATACTAAAACATACTATAGAAACGGAAGATTTCATTATTTCGGAAGCGGATATATGAGCTATAGAGACAGACAAAAATTAGAAGCTATAAATGGAAGATATTCTCCAAGATACAGAATGCTTGAAAACCAAATGAAAATAAATAATTCTACAATTAAGGCACAAATAAATCAGAAAAATCCTAATAACAATACTGTAAATAGTGCTGTTAATGATAATTTTAGAATACAGATGGAAATGCAGATGATTAGAACTTTGAGAGAACTTGATATAAACAGACATTTTAAATAAAATTAATTTAATAAAAATTATTAATAGTAATCTCTGTAGTATTTTTTATAATCTTCTTCTTTGCTGGTATTTTTATTGTCATCAAAGTCATCGTAATTATCATAAAAAAAGTCAAACATACTATTAATAAATTTATTGCTTATATCCAAATCGCCCAAATGTATATATAAAGGATTTTCTGATATTACCCTACCCTTAAACTTTCTTAAATAATAACTTTGAGGATCTTTTAAATATATAAATAAATATCCGCCTATAATATCCAAATCTTTTATCTCTTTCCAAAGAACATATATATAACTTTTTACTAATAAATTATTATAATATATTCCATTATCATCTAATATAAAACTAGGAATCTTAAAGAAAATACTTTTTATCAAAATTATAGATAGTATAATAACACCAAAAATAAAAAAGCACACTACAAATATAATAGCAGCTCTCATCTCACTGTCAGTCTCTGTAAATAATACGCTTATAAGAAGAATAGCAATTATTAAACCTATCATCATTACAGCAAAATACCTAATATTATTAATATAAACTTTAACAGAAAATTTACTGTTTGAAAATAATTTATTAATATCTTTCATAATCAAACAACCCCAGTGCTTTTTTCAAAATAATATGTTATCATAGCTAGAACAGTAACAGGATCTTTTAATCCCAACATATAAAAAACAATAGGTTCATTAGGATTTTTTCTATTTATAGATAAACTGCTTTCTTCTTTTAAGTATAAATATATAAATGTTTTTGAAAAAGATATCTCTCTAATATCAATCCATTTTACAAATATATTTTTATTTTTCAATAGCATATTATACATTATACCATTTTCATCTAAAATAATTATAGGCTTTCCCGATTTTAGTAACTGAACCATAAACACTAAAAAGTGTATTAAAAAAAATGACAAACTAATAACAAATAATATTTTTTTATAAGAATTTGAATGTACAAAAGATAATATTGAAATTACAATAAAAACAGAAGAAAATAATAATAATAAAGCTAATTTTCTTTTGCTGTTATATATTTCAATTTTTGGTAAATCATTATCTAATAATAATTCTTCATACATAAAAATTATAGCTCCGAATTTATATCTCAATACTAATTTTATATATTAAATAAAAAAATAATTCAATAGTAAAAAATAATATTAATTAAAAATCAGTTATAAGAAGTATGGCAACTATTAAACCTATCATCATTATGGCAAAATACCTAATATTATTAATATAAACCTTAACAGAAAATTTACTGTTTGGAAATAATTTATTAATATCTTTCATAATCAAATAACCCCAGTGCTTTTTTCAAAATAATATGTAATCATAGCTATAACAGTATCTTTCTTCATTTTTAATTCCGACATATAAAGAACAATAGGTTCATCAGGATTTTTTCTATTTCTTGATATACTGCTTTCTTCTTTTAAGTATAAATATATAAATGTTTTTGAAAAATATATTTCTCTAATATCAATCCATTTTACAAATATATTTTTATTTTTTAATAGAATATTATACATTATACCATTTTCATCTAAAATAATTATAGGCTTTCCCGATTTTAGTAACTGAATCATAAATACTAAAAAACAAATTAAAAAAAATAATAAACTAATGGTAAGTAATATTTTCTTGTAAGAATTTGAATGTAGAAAAGCTAATATTGAAATTACAATAAAAACAGAAGAGAATAATAACAATAAAGCTAATTTCCTTTTGCTATTATATATTTCAATTTTTGGTAAATCCTTATCCATTTTAAGTGCCTCTTTTAATCACTATTATAACATATAATTAAATAAAAAAACAATTCAATAATAATTCAATAAAATAAATGCATTTGACAAATAATAATTTTAATTTAAAATCCTTCAAAATAACAAATCAATAAAAGTATAAAGAGTATTATATAATGCTTAAAAAAATAGTGCCAATTTTTCCTATACTAGCAGGCATACTATGGGGTGCTACTGGTATATTTATAAGAAAATCTGCGGAATTATCAATGAACAATATAACAATAGTATCTTCAAAAGCTGTAACTGCATCCGTTATAATGTTTGCATCAATATTATTATATAATAAATCATTAATAAAAATACATTTAAAAGACATATTCATATTTATATTCGCTGCTTTAATAGGAATGCTTGGAGTAAATATATTTTTTAATGAGAGCGTTAGTTTTTTATCTTTATCTTTGGCAGCAGTTTTATTAAGTCTGTCTCCTATATTTGTACTTTTACTATCATATTTTTTATACAAAGAAAAAATTACATTAAAAAAATTAATATCTATTATACTAGCATTTGTCGGATGCATACTTGTAAGCAATATACTTAAATCAGAAATAAAAATATCATTATGGGGGGTAATAAGCGGACTGCTTGCTGCTTTTTCATATGCACTTTACAGTATAATATCAAAAAAAGCTATGCTTAAAGGGTATCATTCTCTTACTATTACTCTATATGCTTTTATATTTATTGCTATAATAACAGCACCTTTCGCTGATTGGAATTTAATTATAGATTTAATAAAAAAAGATAATAATATATTTATTTTTATAATACTTCATTCTCTATTAGTTTTAATACTGCCATATGTATTTTATACTGTATCATTAAATTATATGGATACTGGAAAAGCCTCTATACTTGCATCATGCGAACCTATTGCAGCATCAGTATTTGGAATTATATTCTTTAATGAAATACCAAATATTTTTTCAGTTGCAGGTATTATATTAACAATCACAGCTTTAACATTATTAAGTATAAATACTAATAAAAATTAATCAGCTGGTTTTACAATATGATCAATATTTTTAGTTCTTGAACTTTTGCAGTATGGACATCTTTGAGGATTAATTTTAAAAATAAGTAAATTTATAGTATACTTTTTTCTTCTTAATGAAAATCTTCTTTTACATCTTTTGCATTGATAAAAATAAGGAGGCTCATCTAGTTTCATAAAATACCTTATTAAAAGTTTGTTATTATAAAAATCAATAT from Brachyspira murdochii DSM 12563 encodes the following:
- a CDS encoding DUF4349 domain-containing protein; amino-acid sequence: MKKIIIILISIFLLLSCGGNSGTSTNLYSKSSYDTAASITEEEISDEREDINTSENIERKLIITANITINSKDVEKTYKSVEEKIKEYKGYFDNVESSKNRYYLTIRIPKENLNNFILFLEENENVENKNINTKDVTDTYYDTENRIKNREVLLEKLRNYLREAKNIDEILKVEDRINTLTYEIESMKGTLENLNSSVNYSKVTLNISDIEAMKSGNNNLYNKYINLISFLKAFFSSIVFFLIGFVAVSIPVVLIAALFYYICFGKIGLIKKLYKKIK
- a CDS encoding Spy/CpxP family protein refolding chaperone, with amino-acid sequence MTNKINKKAIILISVAIMIFGSVSLFAQYGRGYGRGYGAGYGAGYGRGGCGAGYGRGYYGAGYGGCRYGAGYGRGYGYYNNQLTQEQIDQIRTIQDKYYPQMDTLRREIYNQTQNINTEMRKDAPDQNAINTAIDARSKASADLQKLRTQCFLEIDKVYQNK
- a CDS encoding STM3941 family protein, with product MYEELLLDNDLPKIEIYNSKRKLALLLLFSSVFIVISILSFVHSNSYKKILFVISLSFFLIHFLVFMVQLLKSGKPIIILDENGIMYNMLLKNKNIFVKWIDIREISFSKTFIYLYLKEESSLSINRKNPNEPIVFYMLGLKDPVTVLAMITYYFEKSTGVV
- a CDS encoding STM3941 family protein, which translates into the protein MDKDLPKIEIYNSKRKLALLLLFSSVFIVISILAFLHSNSYKKILLTISLLFFLICFLVFMIQLLKSGKPIIILDENGIMYNILLKNKNIFVKWIDIREIYFSKTFIYLYLKEESSISRNRKNPDEPIVLYMSELKMKKDTVIAMITYYFEKSTGVI
- a CDS encoding DMT family transporter translates to MLKKIVPIFPILAGILWGATGIFIRKSAELSMNNITIVSSKAVTASVIMFASILLYNKSLIKIHLKDIFIFIFAALIGMLGVNIFFNESVSFLSLSLAAVLLSLSPIFVLLLSYFLYKEKITLKKLISIILAFVGCILVSNILKSEIKISLWGVISGLLAAFSYALYSIISKKAMLKGYHSLTITLYAFIFIAIITAPFADWNLIIDLIKKDNNIFIFIILHSLLVLILPYVFYTVSLNYMDTGKASILASCEPIAASVFGIIFFNEIPNIFSVAGIILTITALTLLSINTNKN